A segment of the Necator americanus strain Aroian chromosome IV, whole genome shotgun sequence genome:
acacgaatatggcaaAGACCACGGTTCTTTAGAACAACTCCCTATCCGGATCGGAAGTCTGCGGAAGAGGCGATGTGGTTCAACGCCAGCTTCGACTTTCTTCATCGCTTACGCTctaacatcaagctacgaagaagaggaaaacagATTTTTATTCATAAACCTGGGAAAATTCTATAGAGAAGACCATGCTTTCCACAGGGTTACTGTTGGTGAATTCAACGCTGAAATCGGACTTAGAAAAACACCTAAAGAAGTTCACATCGGAGCCCATTCCTGTAATGGAACGGGTAGGAGGAGAAgctttccgagtttatcatgacgaaTAAGATCACTCACAGTATCTCGCAATTGCAGAAACCGTACTCTTTGCACTGAACGTGGGAATCACCCTTTGGATGGTAGCATGATGAAATTGATCACGTCATCGTCAGTAGAAGGTTTTGGCTGACGGATGTTTTTGTTGTAtcaaagttttatacgggatcAGACCATTGCCTTATTCGAGGAAAATTTACCTACAcatggagagaagagaaagctgcGATGTTCACAAAGCCAAGCTTAAAAAGATGCCTTTCTCCGGAAATTCTTGAGTTAATAggtcagcgtggagctgcacaAGCCGCAATTAACCGAAAACATAAGAGCTCGCACGGCTGTACAGAGAGGCGATAAGGGGAGATCTTAAAACGGAAAGAACAGTAGTGTTGACTCAAGCTACAGCGGAGGAAAAGGAGATTTCCTGACCCGTCAAGAGTTCGCGAATCGCAAGACAAAGATGGACGCTCTCCAAAACTCAAGTGGAACAATTTCGAGAAgaggaataaagaaaattatacACGATTCCTACTGTTGTCACCGACAGCCATTCTCACTTGCATTCTTATTTTCTGAACTAAGACGGACATGCCATTTCAGAAGCCTTTCTGTCCGAGGTTCGAcgtgctatcatgtcggtaagaaatcatATGGTACACGGTCttgacaggagaacatctggAAAATCTTCCGCTAGTTGTTATCAACACTCCGGCGAGGCTCTGTACACAAAACATCTTTTCACACTCCTTGCCTAACGAATGCAATGTTCCTATTCAGCATAAGGTcaacaagaccgtgttgttgtttaAGGAGAGAGATCCAGATGGCATCATACATACAGAGTTGCTCCTTAGCAAGATTGAAAAAGCGTTGGGTGGTCATATTCACACTGCTTCGAAGCTCACTGAAGTAGCGTTAGAGTACAAGACGCCGCTATGTCTTACCTtcaacttgaagaaggcctttgactcaaTCGAGACAGAAGCGATTACGGAAACCTTGTACAAAGGGCATAACATTCACAGTCACTAATGAAAAATTCGTTCATTTAGCTGGTGAAGTTATAGTATGCGAAAGACAATCGTATTCTCCGCAGATGAAGATGAAATCTACTGTCTCTATGTAGTCTAAACAAACATACAACAGAACTGACTAATTGTGAATGCGGAGATTGGTCAGCATGACTATAGTGTTTCGGAATATTTCCTCAGATACAtcgaagaggaagaaaacgaCAGCTCAAACATACATAAACGTCATTTTGTTGTGATATTTTACCAGTATTACAGTGAAAGTCAGTTTCTAGATGATGTCAAGGAATAACATTtcgatgaaaatttcaaagaacgcTAAACAGTGTGCTTATTCCTCTACAGCAATACCTTTTTCAGGGGCGAATATTGGCGTTTCGATGATGTCACGCATAGTTCCCCTTAGTCATTTTAATGCTCTTGGTAGTGGTATAAAAGTTTCTGCATAATACTTTCCACACTGTGGGCCGTGTTCACAAGATGTCTCGATTTTCTGTCGTCATCCTGCTTTCGCTGCTTGTAGTCAGGTAAGAGCACCA
Coding sequences within it:
- a CDS encoding hypothetical protein (NECATOR_CHRIV.G16735.T1), which gives rise to MQARKIKYDVVLLTEERRRYPLNAAYDIGEEVFFGKCDRWSGYPCQHEYGKDHGSLEQLPIRIGSLRKRRCGSTPASTFFIAYALTSSYEEEENRFLFINLGKFYREDHAFHRVTVGEFNAEIGLRKTPKEVHIGAHSCNGTEAFLSEVRRAIMSHKVNKTVLLFKERDPDGIIHTELLLSKIEKALGGHIHTASKLTEVALEYKTPLCLTFNLKKAFDSIETEAITETLYKGHNIHSH